The DNA window CGCCGGTTCATCTACAAGGACTGGAGCGCCGACCCCTGGGCCTGGGGCGGCCCCACGGGGGTCTCCCCTCCTGGCGCCCTCACCGCCTTCGGCCGCGCCCTTCGCCGCCCCTTCGGCCGCATCCACTGGGCAGGCGCCGAGGCCGCCACCGTCTGGATGGGCTACCTCGACGGCGCCGTGAATGCCGGCCACGCCGCCGCCGATGGCATCCTCACGGCTGGCCCCTGACCCCGCTGGCCACGAACTCAGCCCCTTCCCAGCGCCTCCTGTCCAGCGCGCGCATCTTCCCCACGCGCGCCCTCACCGCGCCCCTCCTCACCGCGCCCCTCCTCGCCGCGCCCCGCTGGCTCCCTGCGCACGTCCTCCTCGCACACCGCCGCCTCATCGCTCCCCTCGGCGTCACCAGGCTCACTCCCGCGCCCCATGGCCTCCGCGCCCGTCCCCTCCCCGCGCGCCGCCGCCTCTGCATCCGTCTCCTCACCGTGTGCCGCGAACCCCGCGCGCACCTCCTGCTCGAACGCAGCGCACAGCGCCCGCGCCTCCGCGTGACGCGCCGGGATCTCCTTCCTCGCCCGCCTCAGCGCGTCGAGCGTCTGCGCCTTCCCGGCGCGCGCCAGCAGCCGGTACGCCAGCGACCGGCCCGGCCCCGTCGCGATCACCGACAGCGTCGACGCCGACCACCCGAACGTCGGCCGCCGCCGCCCCAGCGTCGCCAGATCGGTCAGCGGCGTGCGCGTCAGCCACAGCGAAACGGCGAACAGGTACTCGTCGACCGTCACCCCCGTCACCCCATCGAGCATCTCGGTGAGCGCCACCCGCCGCGCGTCCACGTTCACATTCCGCGCTTTCGGCCATGCCAGGAGACGCTTCGGCGCCGGCTGACCGCGGAAGCTCGCGCGGCCCGTCCACCACGACACCGTCGTGTCGGTGCGCACGCACTCCAGCACCCGCGCGAACGTCGCTTGCCGCGACAGCGCCGACTCCACCGTGCGCGGCGGCGGGATCCGCTCGCACAGCGCGATCACGCTCCCGAGGAGCGTGCGATACCGCCCTCGCGTCAGCGCCCCGCCCAGCTCGTGGTTCGTTAGCTGGAGCAGATCGTTCAGCGCCGCCGCCAGCGCCCAGTCATACGTCGACAGCTCCGGCAAGGTGTCCACCGGCGCGATCAACCGCGCCACCCGCACCCGCGCCACATCCATCTGCGAGCGCAGATCCTGGTCGAGCACGGTGCGCGCCCCGCCCACCTGCATCCCCAGCTCCACCCCGAAGGGCCTCACCGGCCGGATCGGCCCGCCCAGCACCAGCGGCGCGAGCACCTGGGCCGAGAGTTCCTGGAACCGCTCGGCGACGTAGCTGGGGTTCGCCATCTCGATCCTGCCGAGGATAGCCCTTCACAGGTAGCGCGCCCACCCCTCCGGGTGCGCCGCCTTGTAGCGCCCGTACGCCACGCACAGCGGGTACAGCAAGAGGAGGAGCCCCAGCGACGCGAGGTACGACGCCCCCAGGCCCGCCTTGCGCGACATCCCGAGCGCCCACGCCGCGAACTGCAGCAGGTGGACGTGGAGCACGTAGAAGAACAGCGCCGTCTGCCCCAGCACGAGGAGCGGCCGCATCCACCGCGCCGACCCCGCCCGCCGCGCGAGCGCGAAGAACCCCGCGAGGAGGAGCGCCATGATCCCCAGCTCCAGCGCCAGGTACGACAGCGACGGCGGGTACTTGCTCACGTGCAGCCAGTGCGCGAGCGACCCGTTCTCCCGCAGGAGGCGCATGTTCCCGTACCCGTTCAGCCCCCGCACCACCGCGAACACCGAGAGCGCCCCCAGCCCACCGAGCGCGAGCCAGCGCGCCGGCCGCACCGCCTCCCCCTTCGCCAGCAGCCGCCCGAAACCCCACCCCAGCATCATCACCGACAGCCAGGGCACGAGCGCGTAGGCGATCATCAGCGGCGGGAACCTCCCCCCCGTGAACAGCAGCGCCACCGGCAAGATCGGCTTCTCCCCCGTGGCCCACAAGAGAAGCCCCGTGAGCGCCTCCCCCCCGAGCATCAGCGCCGCCGCGCCCCCGACGAGCCACGCCGTCGGCAGCCGGCGCAGCAGGGCCATGCACATCATGCTCGCCCCGATCGCGTAGAGCACCTGGAACAGCACCGCGCCAGGCCGCACGAAGGCCCACGACATCCACAGGGCGTCGAGCAGCACGATGATCAGCCCCCGGGTGAGGATGAAGCGGTCCACCTTCCCGGGCGCCTCCCCCTTCGCCAGCCGCCGCTCCACGCTGAGCGCCAGCACCGCCCCCGCGAGGAAGATGAAGGTCGGAG is part of the Chondromyces crocatus genome and encodes:
- a CDS encoding DUF1624 domain-containing protein, giving the protein MATASPLAKTPQQADAPPPQSELPRPADAVSMVVRPAQGIAAAGASRLVPLDWMRGLVMVLMTIDHASGAFNANRISSDSSASWKVGSALPLDQFLTRWITHLCAPTFIFLAGAVLALSVERRLAKGEAPGKVDRFILTRGLIIVLLDALWMSWAFVRPGAVLFQVLYAIGASMMCMALLRRLPTAWLVGGAAALMLGGEALTGLLLWATGEKPILPVALLFTGGRFPPLMIAYALVPWLSVMMLGWGFGRLLAKGEAVRPARWLALGGLGALSVFAVVRGLNGYGNMRLLRENGSLAHWLHVSKYPPSLSYLALELGIMALLLAGFFALARRAGSARWMRPLLVLGQTALFFYVLHVHLLQFAAWALGMSRKAGLGASYLASLGLLLLLYPLCVAYGRYKAAHPEGWARYL